In Astyanax mexicanus isolate ESR-SI-001 chromosome 17, AstMex3_surface, whole genome shotgun sequence, a single window of DNA contains:
- the alpk2 gene encoding alpha-protein kinase 2 isoform X1, whose product MNGTSEKSLEGEYIFTNGKWTILLKPVRVAGDSCPVNSRKEMTADQVSKGMQDDLLSSAIHPATSVESSVHVESSHVVDQHGQVQPNTSATMADSELDSTADIQATDTIIENVLDIDTVQPPDQTVSVGTTSRFGIEVEEDEANIGNLDLTDATDALNDTGQFGNDGASLSSIQAEGDTVSQGEDMAERSQPTAVKIHSHADDVLESIKDKNVTVQPVVFELSVFQDVVVDDSRSDCISESQDLPKTISTGLIIKPDHQDNSVEVVAQNVDQNSFDLVSMNQETNILENTPPTFRAVSSTIDSIQTKDQPQARHLTSESSAIANIPDTNFEIDRIPETHQDVMTGVDSVGQGATVCNTEQGNLIKTDPEICGIFEETVHNISLEISGIVQGGDCHIGSEISDSAVDTPCNLHSEVSDIIGKKKVAFCSSSAQYTHGIDSEISANVAMTAHDTDSDLTVNYSSTMSGKVGETVDSMSLEISGIVQGSVGHISSETHDSTMDSCCRLDPEIRDIVGEVEVKRTISNTGEEMYHEIKRERSDNIAENTLVSDSEVSDIVDETTSQISCTEVGANQNIVSEVNNVIGKSHLETVCNTDSKIGHIIGESSICGSYSEISSNVATTDYCTLCKIKDNVELALPNTDSKKEDITGSIKLNSESDECDSPKEDLTVDHPSTNKATPVPESDSEISEVAEESGTGGVESQIDSTLATTNHSPDCKKCVGLAVPNTDSEIDDIAVTIKLNSDLDVCNSPQWDLTVDHPSTNKVTPLPKSDSEMSGIAEETVENISLEICGIVQDNVCHIDFEIHDSTIDSACKFDPEIGGIVGEVEVKTTISNTAEEISHETEPERSNTIAKKTDDADYEARNIVEETTSQMNCEEVENSQNIDSGVDNVIEESHLETVSNTGSKIGYIFEKSSTGGVESEVGATIGPTDHSSDSEIKDSIGLTVPNTDSKIDDIAVSIKLNSDSDVCDSPKEDLTVDHPSINKVTHVPESDSEISEIVEDTVDNINLKICGIVQDSVCHIDSEMHDSELADSDCKIDAEIGNIVREVEFETTVSNTAEQMSHEIEPERVLDTGSEVRDIVEEITSQISQEAVETIQNIDFGEGNIIMESHLETLCNTCSEIVYIVGESSMGAIDSEISSNVATTDNCTDCEIDKDTIRVTDSEVRNIAEETSSQINCTEVEANQNIDSKLSNIIEESHSKTDSAIGAIVATTDQYTDLEIKDHVELSVSNKDYEIDDKTVNIKVISNIRNSQSQDMTIDSSYSSSTNTVNPVNEIPVIVMPQQKPALEMNKPVTVCDSPVLKNPSPQPSLVESNDNNVEGDGNNVTILDPAILNSNAMPADSLTDSTFNFLANVLTPPQNLAEESDLDMLSSTFCRQEYPVPHLIPMLQLESKTFHSNDPTVDNLTENSPDTHLQIPSFPHTSIESPQISEEAETDLPPQDLGHPPAAVQDSEAGYKWVKGDVSGSEVTDDARYSNQLWTEADAGPFLAFEEDKGSIFDEWGHTPDPSPPRASPDNTNPLAYSQGREAVIGQLVGDWELPPIERWSSSDSWASALSDWFQSVSAFTEDSPLVVTTTSCSSPVDSLCLPYLASQDTTEEQKSRPNISSTSGQICPPSCSMEAGEDSQSRRVPKDDNSNGLVQQLADKDLHLHTHIQLYTAGSKDLTDLTVLADSVVPQQEKNMEVETVKPYGAYMPKHMGSHVQEEKVVSVLPMKDYSKGKAANQQTSRTKESDAVWGVAEDRTSQLSPDFEEESVRNHGTLKVSDYPNDKKPTAESVCGPCFETYPPPPSPSPQLGGHVRSELEHLTHAGGVSHCAHSRSCTEGNWSHVSLYTKDSEVSQGEGRSGDPMRFIMPFAPISTGTSFYHPSAIVSSKPSLIGLTNELRVDPTGFLLDTKPASGEESSDDQFHTCSDKSREQTSASSCVDSEDSQETSHKSDLQKARDLGQELSKLILLSGQRFMVSEKKRVAYVTLDLDDPLNFNKDTSLRCDQGVPSSVKQANCEKEHNLHANDDNTMPQKTPKTSSEGKARSKHKVDKGDYSKMTGSQLGIPIKKQEKVRPEPQVEAENECLGSGDSTVTVIETIVITEKVTPKPQGVQKKKKKPGMAKPESEPLAEVENGARPKATKVKIQGAEDSPTPKPLKTVKEKPALPLISKINAISTDSSLKTTGMKQLKETEAVNKPITAKIGKTPCGQESQSTCLPNVLDDDVIKRRRISEEKSEAAPIRTRPQLPAIFRQKKEEDVPFKKAYSDVVKQKIQTHKEAVVVPHVVAEIQAAPVPEDPQSISLWCQFSLVAAESFISWTKEGKILTEMKRGAGDDSRVTLSILKACSKDLGMYRCTLTSTAGTVSTSEYHLTSEVLMELVLPSHDTPAERHEVEGDEESVHCAPLLFRNDILTEQYFGDNQAASIVTEKAHFGEGMHRKAFRTTLRAGMGPAFNPGHPCVLKVHNSITYGTKNNEELVQKNYNLAVEECHVQNTAREYIKAYTTAAKTTESFGEVPEIIPIYLVHRPSSDIPYATLEEELIGDFVKYSVKDGKEINLMRRDSEAGQKCCAFQHWVYSQTEGNLLVTDMQGVGMRLTDVGIATCKKGYKGFKGNCATTFIDQFKALHQCNRFCELLGLTSLQPKPKRTVAPPKPKTQPAPKKKTCGPVLKSKS is encoded by the exons atgaacgGTACTTCAGAGAAAAGCCTGGAGGGGGAATACATCTTCACAAATGGAAAATGGACAATATTACTGAAGCCGGTCAGAGTAGCTGG tgaCAGCTGCCCAGTGAACAGTAGAAAGGAGATGACAGCAGATCAAGTCAGCAAGGGAATGCAAGATGACCTGCTCTCCTCTGCCATCCATCCTGCCACATCTGTAGAATCATCTGTGCATGTGGAGTCCAGCCATGTTGTGGACCAGCATGGCCAAGTACAACCAAATACTTCAGCCACAATGGCAGATTCAGAGCTGGACAGTACTGCAGATATACAAGCTACTGATACAATAATTGAAAATGTCTTAGATATAGACACAGTTCAGCCCCCGGATCAGACTGTTTCAGTGGGAACAACCTCTAGATTTGGCATAGAGGTAGAAGAAGATGAGGCAAACATTGGGAATTTGGACCTAACTGATGCAACTGATGCACTAAATGACACTGGGCAGTTCGGAAATGATGGTGCCAGTCTTTCAAGCATTCAAGCAGAAGGTGACACAGTTTCACAGGGTGAAGATATGGCAGAGAGATCACAGCCTACAGCTGTGAAGATTCACAGTCATGCTGATGATGTATTGGAAAGCATAAAGGATAAGAATGTGACTGTGCAACCAGTAGTCTTTGAGCTTTCAGTATTTCAAGATGTGGTAGTTGATGACAGCAGATCTGATTGCATCTCTGAAAGTCAAGATTTGCCAAAAACAATATCAACTGGCTTGATCATAAAACCTGACCATCAAGATAATTCTGTAGAGGTTGTGGCTCAAAATGTTGACCAGAATTCCTTTGATCTGGTATCAATGAACCAAGAAACCAACATTCTTGAAAATACACCACCTACATTCAGAGCTGTCTCGAGCACAATCGATTCTATACAAACTAAAGATCAGCCACAAGCAAGGCACCTCACCAGTGAGTCAAGTGCCATAGCCAACATACCAGACACTAACTTTGAGATCGACAGGATACCTGAAACCCATCAGGATGTTATGACAGGGGTTGACAGTGTGGGCCAAGGGGCAACTGTATGTAACACAGAGCAAGGCAACCTCATAAAGACTGACCCAGAAATTTGTGGAATATTTGAAGAGACTGTACACAATATTAGCCTTGAAATAAGTGGCATTGTGCAGGGTGGTGACTGCCATATTGGCTCTGAAATAAGTGACTCTGCAGTGGATACACCTTGTAATCTTCACTCTGAAGTAAGTGACATTATTGGGAAAAAGAAAGTGGCTTTTTGTTCAAGTTCTGCACAGTATACACATGGCATTGATTCTGAAATAAGTGCCAATGTAGCTATGACTGCACATGACACCGACTCTGACTTGACTGTCAACTATTCTAGCACAATGAGTGGAAAAGTTGGGGAGACTGTAGACAGTATGAGCCTAGAAATAAGTGGCATTGTGCAGGGCAGTGTCGGCCATATCAGCTCCGAAACACATGACTCCACAATGGACAGTTGTTGTAGACTTGACCCTGAAATTAGGGACATTGTTGGGGAAGTGGAAGTCAAAAGAACAATTAGCAACACTGGTGAAGAAATGTATCATGAAATTAAACGAGAAAGAAGCGACAATATTGCAGAGAACACCCTTGTTTCTGATTCTGAAGTAAGTGACATTGTAGACGAAACCACCAGTCAAATAAGTTGTACAGAAGTTGGGGCTAATCAAAACATTGTTTCTGAAGTAAACAACGTTATTGGAAAGTCCCACTTGGAAACTGTATGTAATACTGATTCTAAAATAGGTCATATCATTGGAGAATCTAGTATATGTGGCAGCTATTCTGAAATTAGTAGCAATGTAGCTACGACTGACTATTGCACTCTCTGTAAAATAAAAGACAATGTAGAGCTGGCTTTGCCCAATACCGACTCTAAAAAAGAGGACATAACAGGGAGTATTAAGCTAAATTCTGAGTCAGATGAATGTGACAGCCCAAAAGAGGACTTGACTGTTGACCATCCTAGTACAAATAAGGCGACTCCTGTGCCTGAGAGTGACTCGGAAATTAGTGAAGTAGCTGAGGAGTCTGGTACAGGTGGTGTTGAGTCACAAATTGACTCCACTCTAGCTACGACTAACCATTCCCCTGACTGTAAAAAATGTGTAGGATTAGCTGTGCCCAACACTGACTCTGAAATAGATGACATAGCAGTGACTATTAAGCTAAATTCTGACTTGGATGTATGTAACAGCCCACAATGGGACTTGACTGTTGACCATCCTAGCACAAATAAGGTGACTCCTTTGCCTAAGAGTGACTCAGAAATGAGTGGAATAGCTGAAGAGACTGTAGAAAACATCAGCCTTGAAATATGTGGCATTGTGCAAGACAATGTCTGCCATATTGACTTTGAAATACATGATTCCACAATAGACAGTGCTTGTAAATTTGACCCTGAAATTGGGGGCATTGTTGGGGAAGTGGAAGTCAAAACAACAATTAGCAACACTGCTGAAGAGATTTCTCATGAAACTGAACCAGAAAgaagcaacactatagcaaagAAAACAGATGATGCTGATTATGAAGCTAGGAACATTGTAGAAGAGACCACCAGTCAAATGAATTGTGAAGAAGTTGAGAATAGCCAAAACATTGATTCTGGGGTAGACAACGTTATTGAGGAGTCCCACTTGGAAACTGTCAGTAATACTGGTTCTAAAATAGGATATATCTTTGAAAAGTCTAGTACAGGTGGTGTTGAGTCAGAAGTTGGTGCCACTATAGGTCCAACTGACCATTCCTCTGACAGTGAAATAAAAGACAGTATAGGATTAACTGTGCCCAACACTGACTCTAAAATAGATGACATAGCAGTGAGTATTAAGCTAAATTCTGACTCCGATGTATGTGACAGCCCAAAAGAAGACTTGACTGTTGACCATCCAAGCATAAATAAAGTGACTCATGTGCCTGAGAGTGACTCAGAAATTAGTGAAATAGTTGAGGATACTGTAGATAACATCAACCTTAAAATATGTGGCATTGTGCAAGACAGTGTCTGCCATATTGACTCTGAGATGCATGATTCAGAGCTTGCGGACAGCGATTGTAAAATTGACGCTGAAATTGGGAACATTGTTAGGGAAGTGGAATTCGAAACAACAGTGAGCAACACTGCTGAACAAATGTCTCATGAAATTGAACCAGAAAGAGTCCTTGATACGGGGTCTGAAGTAAGGGACATTGTAGAAGAAATCACCAGTCAAATCAGTCAAGAAGCAGTTGAGACTATCCAAAACATTGATTTTGGAGAAGGCAACATTATTATGGAGTCCCACCTGGAAACGCTATGTAATACTTGCTCTGAAATAGTGTATATTGTTGGGGAATCTAGTATGGGTGCCATTGATTCTGAAATTAGTAGCAATGTAGCAACGACTGACAATTGCACTGACTGTGAAATAGACAAAGACACCATACGAGTGACAGATTCTGAAGTAAGGAACATTGCAGAAGAGACCTCCAGCCAAATCAATTGTACAGAAGTTGAGGCAAATCAAAACATTGATTCTAAATTAAGCAACATTATTGAAGAGTCACACTCGAAAACTGATTCTGCAATAGGTGCCATTGTTGCTACGACTGACCAGTATACTGACTTAGAAATAAAAGACCATGTAGAACTGTCTGTGTCCAACAAAGACTATGAAATAGATGACAAAACAGTGAATATTAAGGTAATTTCGAACATACGTAATAGCCAAAGTCAGGACATGACTATAGATTCTAGCTATAGTTCTAGCACAAACACAGTAAACCCTGTGAATGAAATTCCAGTAATAGTGATGCCTCAACAGAAACCCGCACTTGAAATGAACAAACCAGTCACGGTCTGTGACTCCCCAGTCCTCAAAAATCCATCTCCCCAGCCCAGTTTAGTCGAGTCCAATGACAATAACGTGGAGGGGGATGGCAACAATGTGACCATCTTGGATCCAGCAATTCTAAATTCTAATGCCATGCCAGCAGACAGCCTGACTGACTCAACTTTTAATTTTCTGGCGAACGTCTTGACTCCACCACAGAATCTTGCTGAAGAATCTGATCTAGACATGCTGTCATCAACGTTTTGTAGACAAGAATATCCTGTGCCACACTTGATACCGATGCTCCAGCTGGAATCAAAGACTTTTCACAGCAATGATCCAACAGTTGATAACCTGACTGAAAATAGCCCTGACACACATCTCCAAATCCCCAGCTTCCCGCACACATCAATTGAAAGCCCTCAGATTAGTGAGGAAGCTGAGACAGACCTGCCACCACAAGATCTTGGTCACCCACCTGCTGCTGTCCAGGATTCAGAGGCGGGCTACAAATGGGTCAAGGGGGATGTTTCTGGTTCAGAAGTCACAGACGACGCAAGGTACAGCAATCAGTTGTGGACAGAGGCAGATGCTGGCCCGTTTCTGGCATTTGAAGAGGACAAGGGGTCTATTTTTGATGAATGGGGACACACTCCAGACCCCAGCCCACCTAGAGCCTCTCCAGACAACACAAATCCTTTGGCTTACTCTCAGGGTAGAGaggctgtgattggtcagttGGTTGGTGACTGGGAACTGCCACCTATTGAGAGGTGGTCCTCCTCAGACAGCTGGGCTAGCGCTCTCTCAGACTGGTTCCAGTCTGTTAGTGCCTTTACAGAAGATTCTCCACTTGTTGTAACTACAACGAGTTGCAGCAGTCCTGTCGACTCACTGTGCCTACCTTATTTGGCGAGCCAGGATACCACAGAGGAGCAGAAGAGTAGACCAAATATCTCCTCTACTTCTGGGCAAATATGTCCACCTTCATGTTCTATGGAAGCAGGGGAAGACTCCCAGAGCCGAAGAGTGCCAAAGGATGATAACTCTAATGGACTAGTGCAACAGCTGGCAGACAAGGACTTGCATCTCCACACTCATATACAGCTATATACTGCCGGTAGTAAGGATTTAACAGATTTAACAGTTTTAGCAGATTCTGTGGTCCCTCAGCAAGAAAAGAACATGGAGGTAGAGACTGTTAAGCCTTATGGGGCCTACATGCCAAAACACATGGGATCACATGTACAAGAAGAGAAAGTCGTATCTGTGTTGCCTATGAAAGATTACTCGAAAGGAAAAGCTGCAAACCAGCAGACCTCTAGGACTAAG GAGAGTGACGCAGTCTGGGGCGTGGCAGAAGACAGGACGTCCCAGCTTTCTCCAGACTTCGAGGAGGAAAGCGTGAGGAACCATGGAACCCTGAAGGTCTCGGATTACCCCAACGACAAAAAGCCTACAGCTGAATCTGTGTGTGGCCCCTGTTTTGAAACAtaccctcctcctccttctccttctcctcaaCTGGGTGGACATGTGCGTTCTGAGTTGGAACACCTGACGCATGCTGGTGGGGTGTCACATTGTGCACATTCTCGCTCCTGCACCGAGGGGAATTGGTCACATGTGAGTTTATATACAAAGGATTCGGAAGTGAGCCAGGGAGAGGGTAGGTCTGGAGATCCGATGAGATTTATTATGCCGTTTGCACCAATCAGTACTGGAACATCATTCTACCATCCTAGTGCCATCGTTTCTTCAAAACCATCTCTTATAGGGCTTACTAATGAGCTTAGAGTAGATCCCACAGGTTTTTTACTAGACACAAAGCCGGCAAGCGGTGAGGAATCCTCAGACGACCAGTTTCACACATGCTCTGATAAAAGCCGTGAGCAGACTTCGGCTTCCTCTTGTGTAGACTCAGAGGACTCACAGGAAACTTCTCATAAATCTGATCTACAAAAGGCCAGAGACCTCGGCCAGGAACTTTCCAAACTGATCTTGCTCTCAGGCCAGCGGTTTATGGTCTCTGAGAAGAAGCGTGTCGCCTATGTCACTCTAGACTTGGATGACCCTCTGAACTTTAATAAGGACACAAGTCTGAGATGTGATCAAGGAGTTCCTTCCTCTGTGAAACAAGCTAACTGTGAGAAAGAACACAACCTACACGCCAACGACGACAACACCATGCCTCAAAAGACCCCCAAGACCTCCTCAGAGGGGAAAGCACGCTCCAAGCACAAGGTTGACAAAGGAGACTACAGCAAAATGACTGGTTCACAGCTTGGGATTCCAATCAAGAAGCAAGAAAAAGTGCGGCCAGAGCCTCAGGTCGAAGCTGAAAATGAGTGTCTTGGCTCTGGAGACAGCACGGTGACTGTAATCGAGACCATCGTCATAACAGAGAAAGTCACGCCCAAACCTCAGGGggtgcagaagaagaaaaagaagcctgGGATGGCCAAGCCAGAGAGTGAACCCCTGGCTGAGGTAGAGAACGGAGCGAGGCCAAAAGCTACCAAGGTCAAAATTCAGGGTGCTGAGGATTCACCAACACCAAAACCATTAAAAACAGTGAAGGAGAAACCAGCACTGCCTCTTATCTCTAAGATAAATGCTATTAGCACAGACAGCTCCCTCAAGACCACCGGGATGAAGCAGCTCAAGGAAACTGAGGCAGTGAATAAACCCATCACAGCAAAGATTGGAAAAACACCATGTGGCCAAGAGTCCCAAAGCACATGTCTTCCTAATGTGCTGGATGATGATGTCATCAAGCGCAGGCGCATATCAGAGGAGAAATCTGAAGCGGCCCCTATAAGAACTAGACCACAGCTACCTGCAATATTCCGGCAGAAGAAAGAGGAGGACGTGCCCTTTAAGAAGGCATACAGCGACGTGGTCAAGCAGAAGATTCAAACACATAAAGAAGCAG tTGTGGTACCCCATGTGGTAGCTGAGATCCAGGCAGCTCCAGTACCTGAAGATCCTCAGAGCATCTCTTTGTGGTGCCAGTTCAGCCTGGTGGCAGCAGAATCCTTCATCTCGTGGACCAAAGAAGGAAAGATCTTAACAGAGATGAAGAGGGG tGCGGGGGATGACAGTCGTGTCACTCTGTCCATTCTAAAAGCCTGCAGTAAGGACCTGGGGATGTACCGCTGCACTCTGACCAGTACCGCTGGTACTGTGTCCACCTCAGAATACCATCTCACCTCAGAAG tgctCATGGAGCTTGTCCTCCCCAGTCATGACACACCAG CTGAGCGTCACGAGGTGGAAGGGGATGAGGAGAGTGTGCACTGTGCTCCTCTGCTCTTCAGGAATGATATCCTGACTGAGCAGTACTTTGGTGACAACCAGGCTGCCAGCATTGTGACAGAAAAGGCCCACTTCGGGGAGGGAATGCACCGTAAAGCCTTCAGGACCACTCTGAGGGCCGGCATGGGACCCGCCTTCAACCCTGGACACCCCTGTGTTCTCAAAGTCCACAATTCCATCACCTACGGGACCAAAAACAACGAGGAACTCGTCCAGAAAAACTACAACCTGGCTGTGGAG GAGTGTCATGTGCAAAACACAGCCAGAGAATACATCAAGGCCTACACTACTGCAGCCAAAACCACAGAGTCGTTCGGAGAAGTCCCAGA GATCATCCCAATTTACTTGGTCCACCGGCCGTCCAGTGATATCCCGTACGCCACCCTGGAGGAGGAGCTGATTGGGGACTTTGTGAAGTACTCAGTGAAGGATGGTAAAGAGATTAATCTGATGAGGAGAGATTCAGAGGCAGGTCAGAAGTGCTGCGCCTTCCAGCACTGGGTGTATTCTCAGACTGAAGGAAACCTTCTGGTCACAGACATGCAGG GTGTTGGTATGAGGCTGACAGACGTTGGTATCGCCACATGCAAGAAAGG CTACAAGGGATTTAAAGGGAACTGCGCCACGACTTTCATCGACCAGTTCAAGGCCCTGCACCAGTGTAACAGATTCTGCGAGCTGCTGGGCCTAACGTCCTTACAGCCCAAACCCAAACGGACAGTAGCCCCACCAAAGCCCAAAACACAGCCTGCGCCCAAGAAAAAGACATGTGGCCCAGTTCTGAAGAGCAAATCCTGA